In one Brassica oleracea var. oleracea cultivar TO1000 chromosome C9, BOL, whole genome shotgun sequence genomic region, the following are encoded:
- the LOC106317881 gene encoding uncharacterized protein LOC106317881 isoform X2 gives MVPTKFKMSFVFCTGCSRKLDKSGTFFRCNRCDNPNVTGVIKDRVELSVDDGSDNATFVVFDRKMLKLTKQDAAVLALDEMNGGGGDELPHCLKELDGKDFVFQIRVTPYNFTSNHRTFTVSGISDHINPRLSTPMKLHC, from the exons ATGGTTCCTACAAAGTTTAAAAT GTCTTTTGTCTTTTGCACTGGATGCAGCAGGAAGCTAGACAAATCTGGCACTTTTTTCCGTTGCAATCGTTGTGATAATCCCAATGTGACTGGTGTTATAAA AGACCGTGTTGAACTATCAGTTGATGATGGGAGCGACAATGCCACTTTTGTGGTGTTCGACAGAAAGATGCTTAAACTCACTAAACAAGATGCAGCTGTTCTAGCTCTCGATGAG ATGAATGGTGGTGGCGGTGATGAACTCCCACACTGCCTTAAAGAACTTGATGGAAAAGATTTTGTATTTCAGATACGTGTGACACCATACAATTTCACCTCAAACCACCGCACTTTCACTGTTTCTGGAATCAGTGACCACATTAACCCGAG
- the LOC106317881 gene encoding uncharacterized protein LOC106317881 isoform X1: protein MTQEADFICYARVVEVLRQNGRSFVFCTGCSRKLDKSGTFFRCNRCDNPNVTGVIKDRVELSVDDGSDNATFVVFDRKMLKLTKQDAAVLALDEMNGGGGDELPHCLKELDGKDFVFQIRVTPYNFTSNHRTFTVSGISDHINPRLSTPMKLHC from the exons ATG ACACAGGAAGCTGATTTTATTTGCTATGCTCGGGTTGTTGAGGTCCTGCGACAAAATGGCAGGTCTTTTGTCTTTTGCACTGGATGCAGCAGGAAGCTAGACAAATCTGGCACTTTTTTCCGTTGCAATCGTTGTGATAATCCCAATGTGACTGGTGTTATAAA AGACCGTGTTGAACTATCAGTTGATGATGGGAGCGACAATGCCACTTTTGTGGTGTTCGACAGAAAGATGCTTAAACTCACTAAACAAGATGCAGCTGTTCTAGCTCTCGATGAG ATGAATGGTGGTGGCGGTGATGAACTCCCACACTGCCTTAAAGAACTTGATGGAAAAGATTTTGTATTTCAGATACGTGTGACACCATACAATTTCACCTCAAACCACCGCACTTTCACTGTTTCTGGAATCAGTGACCACATTAACCCGAG
- the LOC106317877 gene encoding uncharacterized protein LOC106317877 translates to MYSLILRGRRLQKCRLSLNLTPFSSAARKGPNFTVSYLVDSLGFTPKLAESISKKVSFNNKCNPDSVLNLLRTHGFTDSQISTIITDYPLLLTLDADKSLAPKLQALQSKVSSASELTETISKVPKILSKDRSLSVYYDFVKEVMEADKSSKLETLSPQRGKQENKIRNVLALRGIGVPQRLLFPLLISECPHICGKETFRESLKKVLEMGFDPTTPKFLEALRVVKGLNKEAMEEKVNVYKRLGFAVEDIWVMFKKFPTFLTLSERKITLNFETMRKCGLLEDEVRLVVKRFPQCIGVSEKNILNSVETFIGLGFSREDVAMMVKRLPPCIGYSVETVKKKIEFVVKEMGWPLKAVASYPQVLGYSMEKRMVPRCNVIKALIAKGLIKSELPPVSTVLVCTDQDFLKRYVRKHDDDDDDEELVAELMGIFAGETRT, encoded by the coding sequence ATGTATTCTCTGATTCTCCGTGGAAGAAGGTTGCAGAAATGTAGACTCTCACTGAATCTCACTCCCTTCTCCTCTGCTGCTCGCAAAGGTCCGAACTTTACAGTCTCTTACCTCGTTGATTCACTGGGTTTCACCCCAAAACTTGCAGAATCAATCTCAAAGAAAGTCAGCTTCAACAACAAGTGTAACCCTGATTCAGTTCTGAATCTCTTGAGAACTCACGGCTTCACAGATTCTCAAATCTCCACCATCATTACAGATTACCCACTGCTCCTTACACTAGATGCTGACAAGTCTCTCGCTCCAAAGCTTCAAGCTTTACAATCAAAAGTATCTTCAGCCTCAGAGCTAACTGAAACCATCTCGAAAGTTCCAAAGATCTTGTCAAAGGACAGGTCTTTAAGCGTGTACTACGACTTCGTCAAAGAGGTCATGGAAGCGGATAAGAGCTCAAAGTTGGAAACTTTATCCCCACAGAGGGGTAAACAGGAGAATAAAATCAGAAATGTGTTGGCTTTGAGAGGTATTGGTGTGCCTCAGAGGTTGCTGTTCCCTTTGCTAATCTCAGAGTGCCCACATATCTGTGGGAAAGAGACGTTTCGGGAGTCTCTCAAGAAGGTTCTTGAGATGGGTTTTGATCCAACTACGCCTAAGTTTCTTGAAGCTCTGAGAGTTGTCAAGGGGCTGAACAAGGAAGCAATGGAGGAGAAAGTGAACGTCTATAAGCGTTTAGGGTTTGCTGTGGAAGATATATGGGTAATGTTCAAGAAGTTTCCGACTTTCTTGACACTCTCTGAGAGGAAGATAACTCTGAACTTCGAAACCATGAGAAAGTGTGGACTATTGGAAGACGAGGTCCGGTTAGTGGTGAAGAGGTTTCCTCAGTGCATTGGTGTTTCAGAGAAGAATATATTGAACTCTGTTGAGACATTCATAGGCTTAGGTTTCAGCAGAGAGGATGTTGCTATGATGGTCAAGCGTCTTCCTCCGTGCATTGGGTATTCTGTGGAGACGGTGAAGAAGAAGATCGAGTTTGTTGTGAAGGAGATGGGTTGGCCACTAAAGGCTGTGGCTTCGTACCCTCAGGTGCTTGGATACAGCATGGAGAAGAGGATGGTACCTAGGTGTAATGTAATCAAAGCTCTTATTGCCAAAGGGTTGATCAAAAGTGAACTCCCTCCAGTGTCAACTGTTTTGGTATGTACAGATCAGGATTTCTTGAAAAGGTATGTGAGGAAACATGATGATGATGATGATGATGAGGAGCTTGTGGCTGAGTTGATGGGTATATTCGCTGGAGAGACAAGAACATAA
- the LOC106317880 gene encoding FK506-binding protein 4 has product MATADVEQVTPAAAEHVEMTPPKTVEPEETVAVVTESAPAPVTETEAPVEETEETKTETKEEEAPVEVTTKDLPVEETEETKTETEEFKKEEEAPVEVTTKDLPVEETEEIKTEAEEIKKEEEAPVVEEESKAEEVVEPKKEEEAPVVVEEESKTEEVVEPKKVEEEVKTEDTPAVVEEKKKPEAEEENPTEVAAEEAAAAPVGVAVEKADE; this is encoded by the exons ATGGCCACTGCTGAT GTTGAACAAGTGACTCCAGCCGCAGCTGAGCACGTCGAGATGACACCACCAAAGACAGTAGAGCCTGAGGAAACAGTCGCCGTTGTGACTGAGTCTGCTCCAGCTCCGGTAACAGAAACTGAAGCTCCCGTGGAAGAAACAGAGGAAACCAAAACCGAGACGAAAGAGGAAGAAGCTCCCGTCGAAGTAACCACTAAAGACCTCCCCGTCGAAGAAACAGAGGAGACCAAAACAGAAACTGAAGAGTTCAAGAAAGAGGAAGAAGCTCCCGTGGAAGTAACCACTAAAGACCTCCCCGTCGAAGAAACAGAGGAAATCAAGACAGAGGCGGAGGAGATCAAGAAAGAGGAAGAAGCTCCGGTTGTGGAGGAAGAGAGCAAAGCAGAGGAAGTCGTAGAGCCTAAGAAAGAGGAAGAAGCTCCGGTGGTTGTGGAGGAAGAGAGCAAAACAGAGGAAGTCGTAGAGCCCAAGAAAGTGGAGGAAGAAGTGAAGACAGAGGATACTCCAGCTGTTGTGGAGGAAAAGAAGAAGCCAGAAGCAGAGGAGGAGAACCCCACTGAAGTAGCAGCCGAGGAAGCCGCCGCAGCTCCGGTGGGAGTTGCCGTGGAGAAGGCTGATGAGTAA